In one window of Amblyomma americanum isolate KBUSLIRL-KWMA chromosome 9, ASM5285725v1, whole genome shotgun sequence DNA:
- the LOC144104208 gene encoding zonadhesin-like, which translates to MYMIMLAVILMGIASAGSKTVEDRSLCAYFEVPVKGTRPQRDQFCKPWITPQTELVKGRWCLCRPGYIRNSFGQCITLRECFRCAYRRNSDYTPCSSACPLVCGRPLPLQCTYQCIAGCACAPGFVLDPWYRRECVPASWCPPQCPRHSTFGACSNTCSPICGLSRPGRCESECYYSECVCKDGFAMAIHNDTEVCVRKNRCWSIQK; encoded by the exons AAGACCGCAGCTTGTGCGCCTACTTCGAAGTTCCTGTCAAGGGCACTAGACCCCAGCGGGACCAGTTCTGCAAGCCTTGGATCACCCCTCAGACTGAGCTGGTTAAAGGCCGCTGGTGTCTCTGCAGACCAGGATACATCCGGAATAGCTTTGGACAATGTATCACGCTGCGGGAGTGCTTCAGATGCGCCTACAGGCGCAATTCTGACTACACTCCGTGTTCTTCAGCATGTCCTCTTGTCTGCGGCAGGCCCTTGCCCCTACAGTGCACGTACCAGTGCATAGCAGGCTGCGCCTGTGCTCCGGGATTCGTCCT TGACCCCTGGTACAGGCGGGAATGCGTACCGGCAAGCTGGTGTCCCCCACAGTGTCCTCGCCACTCAACCTTCGGGGCATGCTCTAACACTTGCTCGCCGATATGCGGCTTGTCTCGACCAGGCAGATGCGAGTCGGAGTGCTACTACAGCGAATGCGTGTGCAAGGACGGGTTCGCTATGGCGATCCACAACGACACAGAGGTATGCGTGCGGAAGAACCGGTGCTGGTCGATACAGAAATAA